The window CGATGTCGGCGCCCATGTGCAGCTTGGCGAAGCCGACGGCGGAGCGATCCACATAGGCGATCAGGTATAGCAGGATCAGGAAGGGAATCAGTTTCAGCGTAATGCGCCGGATCAGCCGCAGTTCCTGGCTCATGAGATCGGTCTCCGATTGTTGTTTTTATAGAACCTCGGGGGACGCCTCTCACGAAAAACCGTCAGGGCCATCCCTCCGTCGAAAACGACTATATAGTAATACTAATTACCCAACAACACTTCCAAACCGTCGATTTTGCGCTTATGTTAGGCCATAGCTCGAACACTATAGTCATACAATAAGAGAATCGATCATGTCTGATAAGAAACCCACCCTGCGCTCCGCCCAATGGTTTGGCACGGCCGACAAGAACGGCTTCATGTACCGCAGCTGGATGAAGAATCAGGGCATCGCCGACCACCAGTTTCATGGCAAGCCGATCATCGGCATCTGCAACACCTGGTCGGAACTGACCCCGTGCAACGCGCACTTCCGCCAGATCGCGGAGCACGTCAAACGCGGGGTGATCGAGGCCGGTGGTTTCCCGGTGGAATTCCCGGTGTTCTCCAATGGCGAATCGAACCTGCGCCCGACCGCGATGCTGACGCGCAACCTGGCGAGCATGGACGTTGAAGAAGCGATTCGCGGCAACCCGATTGACGGCGTGGTGCTGCTGACCGGTTGCGACAAAACCACCCCGGCGCTGCTGATGGGCGCGGCCAGTTGCGACGTGCCGGCCATCGTCGTGACCGGCGGGCCGATGCTCAACGGCAAGCACAAAGGCAAGGACATCGGCTCCGGCACTGTGGTCTGGCAGCTCAGCGAACAGGTCAAGGCCGGCACCATCACCATTGACGATTTTCTGGCGGCCGAGGGCGGCATGTCGCGTTCCGCGGGCACCTGCAACACCATGGGCACCGCGTCGACCATGGCCTGCATGGCGGAAGCTCTCGGCACTTCCCTGCCGCACAACGCGGCGATTCCGGCGGTGGATGCGCGGCGTTATGTGTTGGCACACATGTCCGGTATGCGTGCCGTGGAGATGGTTCGCGAGGATCTGAAACTGTCGAAGATTCTGACCAAGGAAGCCTTCGAGAACGCTATTCGGGTCAACGCTGCCATCGGCGGCTCGACCAACGCGGTGATTCACTTGAAAGCCATCGCCGGACGCATCGGTGTAGAGCTGGATCTGGACGACTGGACGCGCATCGGGCGCGGCATGCCGACCATCGTCGACCTGCAACCGTCCGGGCGTTTCCTGATGGAAGAGTTCTATTACGCCGGGGGGCTACCTGCGGTGCTACGCCGTCTCGGTGAAGCCAATCTGATCCCTAATCCGAACGCATTGACCGTCAATGGCAAGTCCATCGGCGAGAACACCAAGGACGCGCCGATCTATGGCGAGGACGAAGTGATCCGCACGCTCGACAATCCGATCCGCGCCGACGGTGGGATTTGCGTGTTGCGCGGCAACCTGGCGCCACTCGGCGCGGTGCTCAAGCCGTCCGCCGCCACCCCGGAACTGATGCAACATCGTGGCCGTGCGGTGGTGTTCGAGAACTTCGACATGTACAAGGCGCGGATCAACGATCCGGAACTGGATGTCGATAAAGATTCCATTCTGGTGATGAAGAACTGCGGGCCGAAGGGTTATCCGGGCATGGCCGAGGTCGGCAACATGGGGCTGCCGGCGAAGCTGTTGGCGCAGGGTGTGACCGACATGGTGCGCATTTCTGACGCGCGGATGAGCGGCACGGCGTACGGCACCGTGGTTTTGCACGTAGCGCCGGAAGCAGCGGCTGGTGGGCCTTTGGCAACGGTCAAGGAAGGCGACTGGATCGAGCTGGATTGCGCGACCGGACGTTTGCATCTGGATATTCCGGATGCCGAGCTGGCGGCGCGCATGGCCGATCTGCAACCGCCGCAGCAATTGTTGGTGGGCGGGTATCGTCAGCTGTACATCGAGCATGTGCTGCAGGCGGATCAGGGCTGTGATTTTGACTTCCTGGTCGGGTGCCGAGGCGCCGAAGTGCCACGCCATTCCCACTAACACCGCCGTCCCCTGTGGGAGCTGGCTTGCCAGCGATTACGGTCTTTCAGCTGACATTCATGTTGACTGACACTCCGCCATCGCTGGCAAGCCAGCTCCCACATTTGCTTTTTGTATACGCCTCAAGATTGTGTCGTGCCTGCTATGATGCGCGCCATCTCCATCGCTCAGGATCGCGCCGTTCCCCATGGATTACCGCAAACCTTCCGACCGTAAAAGCATGCACTCGCGCATCGTCCAGGAACTGGGCATGCAGATCGTCTCCGGACGCTTTTTGCCCGATGACAAACTGCCCGCCGAAGCCTTGCTCTGCGAGGAGTACGCGGTCAGTCGGCCGGTGTTGCGTGAAGCCACGCGGGTGCTGGTGGCCAAGGGGCTGGTGTATTCCAAACCGCGTGTCGGCACGGTGGTCAAGGCTCGGCGCGAGTGGCACATGCTCGATCCGGATGTGCTGCACTGGCTGATGCAAAGCAGCCCGCAGAATGAGTTTTTCAACGTGCTGACCAGCGTGCGCAGCATCATCGAACCCGCCGCCGCCGCCCTCGCCGCCCAACATGCGACCGAGGCCGACATTGCCCTCATCGGCGAAGCCTACCAACGCATGGAAGCGGCGCCGACGCCGGAAGCCCTGTTGCAACCGGATCTGGACTTTCATAGCCGGATTGCCGATGCGACGCACAATGATTTGCTGGCGAACTTGTGCAACATGCTGTCTGTGGCGATTGCCGAAGCGTTGAAGCATTCGAATCAACGGCCGAATCTGCATGAATTGGCGTTGCCTCGGCACAAGGCGATTCTCACCGCGATCGAAAATCGCGATGCGTTGGGGGCACGGCATGCGACGTTGGTGCAGTTGGATGATGCGCGGAGTGCGCTCAGCGTCGTGCTAGGCACAGAACTTTCCTGAACACCAAAGAACCTGTGGGAGCTGGCTTGCCAGCGATGAGGGCTTAGCATTCAACATTGCTGTTGGATGTTAGTCCGCTATCGCTGGCAAGCCAGCTCCCACAGGGTTTTGTGTGGATCATAAGATGTAAAAAAGCCGCAACCCTGAGGTTGCGGCTTTGTCGTTTCAGCCTTGCAGATCAGTGAGCAAACAGCGAGTTGCCCTTCTGCCCCGCCAGCTTCTCCGGTTTGATCAGGAACTTGGCCAGTGCCGGCAACAGCCACAGCGCACCGAACATGTTCCACAGCAGCATGAAGGTCAGCATCAGGCCCATGTCGGCCTGGAACTTGATCGCCGAGAAGATCCAGGTGCACACGCCGATGGCCAGGCACAGACCGGTGAACAGCACCGCTTTACCGGTGGATTTCAGGGTCTGGTAATAGGCCTCCTGCAACGGCAGACCGGCACGCAGGAAGCTTTCCAGGCGGCTGTAGATGTAGATGCCGTAGTCGACACCAATCCCCACACCCAGCGCCACCACCGGCAGCGTGGCGACTTTCACGCCGATGCCCATGAACGCCATCAGCGCGTTGCCGAGTACCGAGGTCAGCACCAGCGGCAACACGATGCACAGGGTCGCCGCCCACGAGCGGAAGGTGATCATGCACATCACCGCCACGCAGATGTACACCAGGATCAAGATGGTCAGCTCAGCCTGTTTGATGACTTCGTTGGTGGCCGCTTCGATCCCGGCATTACCGGCAGCGAGGATGAATTCCAGACCGTCCTTGTTGTTGTCCTTGGCGAATTCCTGCACCGCATGCACCGCACGATCGAGGGTTTCGGCCTTGTGATCGTTGAGGAACACCAGCACCGGCGCCAGCGAGCAACTGTTGTTGTACAGACCGTCAGCGCGAGCAATCGAGTTGTTCAGCACATCCGGGTTACGCGACAGGGTTTCCCATTTCAGGTTGCCCTCGTTCATGCCCTTGATCATCTGCTTGGACACAGTCACCAGCGAGATCGCCGACTGCACGCCCTCGGTGTTCTGCATCTTCCACATCAGCTCGTCGATTGGCGCCATGGCCTCAAAGCGTGAACAGCCTTCAGCCTTGGTCTTGACCATCACCACCAGCACGTCGGAACTGGTCGAGTAGTTGTTGATGATGAAGTTGTTGTCCTTGTTGTAGCGCGAGTCCGGGCGCAGTTCCGGCGCGCCCTGGTCGAGGTCACCGATTTTCAGGTTCTGGCTGTACCAGAGGCCGCCGCCGAAGGCGATCAGCGCCAGCACTACCGAGATGCGTGCGACTTTCGGGTTGGCGAAGTTCGACAGCAGGCGCCAGAACGGGTGTTCGCGGTTCGCGTCCTTCTTGCTCTTGGCAATCGCCCGCTTGCTGATGCCGACATAGGAAATCGCTACCGGCAGCAGGATCAGGTTGGTGAACACGATCACTGCCACGCCGATCGACGCGCCGATGGCCAGTTCACGGATCACGCCGATGTCGATGATCAACAAGGTGATGAAGCCCACCGCATCCGCGAGAATCGCGATCATCCCCGGCAGGAACAGTTGCCGGAAGGTGCGTCGCGCTGCGGTCAGGGCGTTATCGGCCTCACTGGATTGCAGGGCGATACCGTTGATCTTCTGCACGCCGTGGGAAATGCCGATGGCGAAAATCAGGAACGGCACCAGCATCGAATACGGATCGAGCCCAAAGCCGAAGAAGTGCATCAGGCCGAGCTGCCAGACCACCGCCACCAGTGTCGTGCTCAACACCGCGATGGTGCTGCGCAAGCAATTGGTGAACCACAACAGCAGGATCAGGGTGATGACGAAGGCGATGCCGAAGAACATCACCACCATCACCAGCCCGTCGATCAGGTCACCGACCTTCTTGGCGAAACCGACGATGTGGATCTTGACGTTAGGGTTCTGCGCTTCGAACTTGTTGCGGATCTTGTCTTCGAGTTCATGGGAGAACTTGCGGTAGTCCAGCGCCAGCAACTTGCCCTGGTCATCCGGGTCCGGATAGGACTCCAGCAACGGGATGTCGACAATGCTCGACTTGAAGTCGTTGGCCACCAGACGCCCGACCTGACCGGACTTGAGCACGTTATTGCGCAGCAGGTCGAGGCTGTCCTGCGAGCCGTTGTAGCTCTGCGGGATCACTTCGCCGCCGGCAAAACCTTCTTCGGTCACTTCGGTCCAGCGTACGCTCGGGCTCCACAGCGACTTGAGGCCGGAACGGTCGACGCCGGAGATGTAGAACACCTCGTCGTTGATCTGACGCAGGGTCTCCATGTACTCCTTGGAGAAGATGTCGCCGTCGGTGGCTTCCACCGAAATCCGCACGGTGTTGCCCAGGTTCGCCAGATCGTTGCGGTGCTCCATCATCTTCTCGATGAACGGATGCTTGAGCGGGATCATTTTTTCGAAGCTGGTAGACGGCCGGATCAGCGTGGCCTGCCAGAACAGGAAAATACTGACCACCAGACAGATAAGGATCACGGCCGGCCGGTTGTTGAAAATCAGACGTTCGAGGAACGTCGCCTTGTCCTGCTGAGGAGTGATCAAGGAAGTCATAGCCCCGCCTTCTTATTATTGATCTCGGCGCCGTTTGGCAGTGTGGTGTGCACACCGCCCTGCCCGGTCAGAATCAGGTTGCCGTCGCCAGCCGCAGTGACCGAGGACAGCGAAATGCGATCCGGGCGGTTGAACACGCTGAAGGTTTCGCCATTGTCGCTACTGCTGATCACCGAACCGCCGTTGCCGACGATGACGATGGAGCCGTCCGCCAGCAGCGTGGCGCCGGACAGGCCGAACTCCAGCGCACCGCGCGCGGCTTTCAGTTCGACCTGTTCCCAAGTGCTGCCGAAATCGGTGGAGCGGTAAAGGTTGCCGCGCAGACCGTAGGCCAGCAGGGTCTGCGCTTGCGCGGTGCCGATCACGCCGAACAGCGAGCCCTCGTACGGGCCTTCGAGTTTTTCCCAGGTCTGGCCCCAGTCGGCGGAGCGGAACATGCTGCCGGACTCGCCGACGATGAACAGCCCGGCGTCTTTCACCGCCGCGATGGCGTTGAGGTGGAACTGGTCTTCGTTGTCGAGGCGGTCGCTGACGTCTTCCCAGTGTTTGCCGCCGTCGGTGGTTTCCAGCAGCGCGCCATACGCGCCCACGGCGAGGCCGCTGTTGACGTCCTTGAACCAGACGTCGAGCAGCGGCGATTCACGTTTGAGGTCTTCGAATTGCTTGGTCCAGGTCAGACCGCCGTCTTCGCTGGCGAGAATCTGCGCGTCATGGCCGACCGCCCAGCCGTGCTTGTCGTCGACAAAGTACACCGCCGTGAGCAGTTGCCGGCTCGGCACCTTGGCTTGAGTCCAGGTCTTGCCCTGGTCATCGGAATAGACGATGTGCCCGCGATCTCCGACCGCCACCAGCCGCGTTCCGGCGTGGACAACATCGAGAATCAGGCTTTTCGTGGCTTTGGCGGATTCGGTGGCGTACACCACGTCGGCCGGGGCCTCGGCGGCGATCACAGGTGCCGACAACGTGGCGAAGCCCAGCAGAGAGAGTGCTGTGGCCAGCAACGCGGTGTTGCGTAACGCCGGCGGGCGGCAACGACTCATAGACCTTCCCCTATTTATTATTGTTAGGCCATCTGGCCTTCAAGGGCGCCGCAAGTGTGCTCCAGTGATGGCTGGTCAGAAGCATAGTCCTGAAACCCGCAATCCAGAGCCACTTCGGAAGCTGGCCCATCCTATCGGGCTTTAGAAACGTCTGACAATCGGCGCCACGTTATCTTTTGTTAACCAAAAGCGGCCCGCTATTGCCGAGATATTCCCCTTGTAGGAGTGAGCCTGCTCGCGATAGCGGTGTGTCAGTTAGCAATTGTTCAGTTGACACACCGCTATCGCGAGCAGGCTCACTCCTACAAGGGATCGTGGGGGCTTCGGGATTTGAATGCATGACCATTCGCCGGAGTGATGCGGCAAATCTTGTGAGGGGGACTTGCACGATCAGTATTATGGTATACCATCATACGCACAGACACTCTCAATCCCCCAACGGAGCAGCTCATGAGTTTCGAAATTCGCAAGATCGTCAGCTATGTCGAAGAGACCTTCATCGAAGGCGGTAAGGCCACTGACAAGCCAGTGACCATGGTCGGCCTCGCCGTGGTGATGAAAAACCCGTGGGTGGGTAACGGTTTCGTTGAAGACCTCAAGCCGCAGATCCGCGCCAATTGCTCCGACCTCGGTGCACTGATGGTCGAGCGTCTGGTTGGCATCATCGGCGGCGCCGAGAAGATCGAGGCCTACGGCAAAGCGGCCGTGGTCGGCGCCGATGGCGAAATCGAACACGCCTCCGCCGTGATCCACACCCTGCGCTTTGGCAATCACTATCGCGAAGCGGTCAACGCCAAGAGCTATCTGAGCTTCACCAACAAGCGCGGCGGCCCGGGCACCTCGATCCAGATCCCGATGATGCACAAGGACGACGAAGGCCAGCGTTCGCACTACATCACCCTGGAAATGCAGATCGAAGACGCGCCGCGTGCCGACGAAATCGTCGTGGTGCTCGGTTGCGCCGACGGTGGTCGCCTGCATCCGCGCATCGGCAACCGTTACATCGATCTGGAAGAACTGGCCGCCGAAAAAGCCCAGTAATCACAATAAAAAGGCATTGCAGGAGCGCTCCATGATTCGGCTCACCGCTGAACTCACCCCGGCTGGCACCAGTTACCTGGCGACCGGCCAAGGCCAGACCGTGGTCTTGATCCACGGCGTGGGCCTGAACAAAGAAATGTGGGGCGGCCAGATCGTTGGCCTGTCGGCCCAATATCAGGTGATCGCCTACGACATGCTCGGCCACGGCGCCAGCCCGCGACCGGCCAGCGGCACCGACCTGCTCGGGTACGCTGATCAGTTGCTGGAACTACTCGATCACTTGAACCTGCCTGAGGCAGCGGTGATCGGTTTTTCCATGGGCGGGCTGGTGGCGCGGGCGTTTGCCTTGCATTACCCGCAGCGCCTGCAAAGCCTTGTGGTGTTGAACAGTGTGTTCAACCGCAGCGAAGAGCAGCGTGCCGGCGTTATCGCCCGCACCGCTCAGGCTGCCGAACATGGACCGGACGCCAATGCCGAAGCGGCGCTGTCACGCTGGTTCAGCCGTGAATATCAGGCGGCTAACCCGGCGCAGATCGCCGCGATCCGCCAGACCCTCGCCGGCAATGATCCGCAAGGCTATCTGACCACTTATGAGCTGTTCGCCACCCAAGACATGTACCGCGCCGACGACCTGGGCAGCATTCAGGCGCCGACGCTGATTGCCACCGGCGAACTCGACCCGGGTTCGACCCCGGAAATGGCCGAGCAACTGGCCCGGCGCATCCCCGGCGCGAAGGTTGCCGTGCTGCCCGAGCAACGGCATATGATGCCCGTAGAGTCGCCGCGACTGGTCAACCAGACGCTGCTGGAATTTCTCCAATTCGCACACTCCCGACAAAACCAAATAAAGGGGATCGTTGCATGACACTCGCACGCTTCCAGATGTGCATCGGCGGAGAATGGGTCGACGCCCTCTCCGGCAAGACTTTCGAAAGCCTCAACCCGGCCTCCGCACAAGCCTGGGCCGAACTGCCCGACGCCGATGAAGCGGACGTCGAACGCGCCGTGCAATCGGCGCAGGCCGCGTTCGACAGCCCGGCCTGGCGCGGCCTCACCGCCACCGCACGGGGCAAACTGCTGCGTCGCCTCGGTGACCTGATTGCGGAAAACAAGGAACAACTGGCGCAGCTGGAAAGCCGCGACAACGGCAAACTGATCCGCGAAACCCGGGGTCAGGTCGGTTATCTGCCGGAGTTCTTCCACTACACCGCAGGCCTCGCCGACAAGCTCGAAGGCGGCACGCTGCCGCTGGATAAGCCCGACCTGTTCGCCTACACCGTGCACGAAGCGATGGGTGTGGTCGCCGCGATCATTCCGTGGAACAGCCCGCTGTACCTGACTGCAATCAAACTCGCCCCGGCCCTCGCCGCCGGCAACACGATTGTGATCAAGCCGTCCGAGCACGCTTCGGCGACGATTCTGGAGCTGGCGCGTCTGGCCCTCGAAGCCGGGATTCCGCCGGGCGTGGTCAACGTCGTCACCGGGTATGGCCCGAGCACCGGCGCCGCCCTCACCCGTCATCCGCTGATCCGCAAGATCGCCTTCACTGGCGGCGCGGCGACGGCGCGGCATGTGGTGCGCAGCAGCGCCGAGAACTTCGCCAAGCTGTCGCTGGAACTGGGCGGCAAGTCGCCGAACATCATCTTCGCCGATGCCGATCTGGACAGCGCGATCAACGGCGCCATCGCCGGGATCTACGCCGCCTCTGGGCAAAGTTGTGTGTCGGGTTCGCGCCTGTTGGTGCAGGACGAAATCTACGACGAGTTCGTTAACCGACTGGTCGAGCGCGCCCAACGCATTCGCATCGGCAACCCACAGGAAGACAACAGTGAGATGGGCCCGATGGCCACTGCGCAGCAGCTGGCGGTGGTCGAAGGTCTTGTGGCTGATGCCATCGCAGAAGGTGCGCGTTTGCGTACCGGCGGCAAGCGTCCGGCAGGTCTTGGTGAAGGCTGGTTCTACGAGCCGACGCTGTTCGAATGCGACCGCAATTCGATGAAGATCATGCAGGAAGAAGTGTTCGGCCCGGTGGCTTCGGTGATTCGATTCAAAGATGAAGCTGAAGCGCTGGCGATCGCCAACGACTCGCAGTTCGGCCTCGCCGCCGGCATCTGGACCCGCGATCTCGGTCGCGCCCATCGCCTCGCTCGTGATGTTCGTTCAGGGATTATCTGGGTCAACACTTACCGCGCGGTGTCGGCGATGGCGCCGATTGGCGGCTTCAAGAACAGTGGCTATGGACGCGAAAGCGGCATCGACTCGGTGCTGGCTTACACCGAACTGAAAACGGTGTGGATCAACCTCTCTCAGGCGCCAATGCCTGATCCGTTTGTGATGCGCTAGGAGTCCTGCGAAATGATCGAACCCGGCATTTACAAAGACGTGATGAGTTCGTTTCCGTCTGGCGTCACGGTGGTCACCACCCTCGACCCGGAAGGCGGCATCGTCGGCATCACCGCCAGCGCCTTCAGCGCGCTGTCGATTGACCCGGCGCTGGTGCTGTTCTGTCCCAACTACGCTTCCGACACCTATCCGGTTTTGCGCGACAGCAAGAAGTTCGCGATCCATTTGCTGTCCGCCGACCAGACCGCCGAGGCCTATGCGTTTGCCGGTAAAGGCAAGGACAAGGCCAAGGATATCGAGTGGCATTTGAGCGAACTCGGTAACCCGATTCTGGCCAAAGCGACGGCGATCATCGAGTGTGAGCTGTGGCGGGAATACGACGGCGGTGATCACGCAATCATCGTGGGCGCGGTGAAGAACCTGATCCTGCCGGCGCAACCGGTGACGCCGATGATCTACCACAAAGGCAAGCTCGGCCCCCTGCCGACCCTGGCCTGACGGATTCACACAAATCCCTGTAGGAGTGAGCCTGCTCGCGATAGCGGACTGACATTCAACATTGATGTCGACTGATCCACCGCAATCGCGAGCAGGCTCACTCCGACAAGGGATTTGTGGTGACTGGAGGATTTATGAATAACGAGAAGTACGAAAAAGGCCTGGAGATCCGCACCCAGGTCTTGGGCGAAACCTACGTCCAGCGCTCGATCGACAACGCCGACGACTTCACCCGTCCGCTGCAGGAAATGGTCACCGAATACTGTTGGGGTCATGTCTGGGGCCGCGAAGGCTTGTCGCTCAAGGAGCGCAGCATGATCAACCTGGCGATGATCTCGGCGCTCAACCGCCCGCACGAACTCAAGCTGCATGTGCGCGGCGCCTTGCGTAACGGCCTGAGTCGTGAGCAAATACGCGAAATTGTGCTTCAGGTCGGCATTTATTGCGGCGTCCCGGCGGCCGTGGACAGTTTCCGGCTCGCCCGTGAAGCCTTCGCCGAAGCCGACGCCGAGACCTCCAGTTAACCCCTCGGCTGTTTTGATGCCCGTCTGGCATGGACAGCCACAGTAAAGAGCGGACCCCATGAAACGCCAGCCACTCGACGACAGCTTCAAGGTCAATCGCAACCCCGTTACCCTGCGCGAAATCGTGCTGGATAAACTGCGTAGCGCGATCATGAATTTCCAGCTCATGCCGGGCGATCGTCTGGTCGAGCGCGATCTGTGTGATCGCCTGGGTGTCAGCCGCACATCGGTGCGCGAAGCCTTGCGTCACCTTGAATCCGAAGGCCTGGTGGAATTCGCCGATGCCAAAGGCCCGCGCGTGGCAATCATCACCCTCGCCGATGCCGTCGATATCTATGAGCTGCGTTGCGTACTGGAAGGCTTGATCGTCCAGCTGTTCACGCTGCGCGCCAAGGCCAAGGACATCAAAGCCCTGGAAAAAGCCCTCGACGAGAACCGCAAGGCACTCAAGGACGGCGAACTGCAACAGGTGATCGACTCGGTGCAGGGTTTCTACGACGTGCTGTTGGAAGGTTCGGGCAACCATGTCGCGGCGACTCAGTTGCGTCAGTTGCAGGCTCGCATCAGCTACTTGCGTGCGACTTCGGTTTCCCAGGAAAACCGTCGCGGCGCGAGTAATCAGGAAATGGAAAAAATGGTCGCGGCGATCAAGAGCGGCGATCCGCTGGCGGCGCATCAGGCCTGTGTTGATCACGTTCGTGCTGCCGCAGCCGTTGCCCTCGACTATCTCAAGCGCAAGCAGGAAGAGACCGGGGCTACCCCGCCAATCACCCTGCCGATTGCGCTGAAAGAACCTCGTATAGGTCACTGATATGTCCAGCCCGAGCTATTGCCCGAAATGCGGTGGCCCTGACCTCGGTCAGCAGGTGCCGCCGGGCGATACGCACGAGCGCCTGATGTGCCGCGGCTGCGGCTACATCCACTACGTCAATCCGAAGATCATTGCCGGCTGCATCATCGAGCAGGACGGCAAATACCTCTTGTGCCAACGGGCGATTCCCCCGCGCCCGGGCACCTGGACGCTGCCGGCCGGCTTCATGGAAAGCGGCGAGACCACCGAGCAGGCGGCGCTGCGTGAAGTCTGGGAAGAAAGCGGCGTGCGTGCGGAGATTCTCTCGCCCTATTCGATTTTCAGCGTGCCGAAGATCAGCGAGGTGTACATCATCTTCCGCGCCATTGCGC of the Pseudomonas sp. Seg1 genome contains:
- a CDS encoding GntR family transcriptional regulator, with amino-acid sequence MKRQPLDDSFKVNRNPVTLREIVLDKLRSAIMNFQLMPGDRLVERDLCDRLGVSRTSVREALRHLESEGLVEFADAKGPRVAIITLADAVDIYELRCVLEGLIVQLFTLRAKAKDIKALEKALDENRKALKDGELQQVIDSVQGFYDVLLEGSGNHVAATQLRQLQARISYLRATSVSQENRRGASNQEMEKMVAAIKSGDPLAAHQACVDHVRAAAAVALDYLKRKQEETGATPPITLPIALKEPRIGH
- a CDS encoding NUDIX hydrolase, whose product is MSSPSYCPKCGGPDLGQQVPPGDTHERLMCRGCGYIHYVNPKIIAGCIIEQDGKYLLCQRAIPPRPGTWTLPAGFMESGETTEQAALREVWEESGVRAEILSPYSIFSVPKISEVYIIFRAIALEITGQYGPETLDYKFFAPEDIPWEQIYYPAIRQILERYIEERQAGVYGIYIGNDDSGKIHFIR